In one Cyprinus carpio isolate SPL01 chromosome B2, ASM1834038v1, whole genome shotgun sequence genomic region, the following are encoded:
- the LOC109066501 gene encoding melanocortin receptor 4, which yields MNTSHHHGLQHSYRNHSQGVLPVGKPAQGERGSASGCYEQLLISTEVFLTLGLVSLLENILVIAAIVKNKNLHSPMYFFICSLAVADLLVSVSNASETVVMALITGGNLTNRESIIKNMDNIFDSMICSSLLASIWSLLAIAVDRYITIFYALRYHNIMTQRRAGTIITCIWTFCMVSGVLFIVYSESTTVLICLISMFFTMLALMASLYVHMFLLARLHMKRIAALPGNGPIWQAANMKGAITITILLGVFVVCWAPFFLHLILMISCPRNPYCICFMSHFNMYLILIMCNSVIDPLIYAFRSQEMRKTFKEICCCWYGLTSLCV from the coding sequence atgaacaccTCACATCATCATGGACTGCAGCATTCGTACCGGAATCACAGCCAGGGAGTGTTACCGGTGGGAAAGCCTGCTCAGGGCGAGAGAGGATCAGCCTCTGGATGCTATGAGCAGCTGCTCATCTCCACAGAGGTCTTCCTCACGCTTGGGCTCGTCAGTCTCCTGGAGAACATTCTGGTGATTGCGGCTATTGTCAAGAACAAGAACCTTCATTCTCCCATGTATTTCTTTATCTGCAGTTTAGCCGTAGCAGACTTGTTGGTCAGTGTCTCCAATGCCTCAGAAACGGTAGTGATGGCACTCATCACGGGGGGCAACCTGACCAATCGCGAGAGCATCATCAAGAACATGGACAACATTTTTGACTCAATGATTTGTAGCTCACTGTTGGCCTCCATTTGGAGTTTGTTGGCCATCGCAGTGGACCGCTACATCACAATCTTCTACGCCTTGCGTTACCACAACATCATGACCCAACGGCGGGCAGGCACCATCATCACCTGCATCTGGACCTTCTGCATGGTCTCTGGTGTGCTCTTTATCGTGTACTCGGAGAGCACCACCGTTCTCATCTGCCTTATCAGTATGTTCTTCACCATGCTGGCGCTTATGGCCTCACTCTACGTCCACATGTTTCTTCTAGCCCGACTGCACATGAAGCGCATTGCCGCCCTCCCTGGCAACGGCCCTATCTGGCAGGCGGCAAATATGAAAGGGGCCATCACCATCACGATCCTTCTGGGTGTATTCGTGGTGTGCTGGGCTCCCTTTTTCTTGCACCTCATCCTCATGATTTCCTGCCCACGGAACCCTTATTGCATCTGCTTCATGTCCCACTTCAACATGTACCTGATCCTCATTATGTGCAACTCGGTCATAGACCCTCTCATCTATGCCTTCAGGAGCCAAGAGATGAGGAAGACCTTCAAGGAAATCTGCTGCTGTTGGTATGGACTGACCTCTCTGTgtgtataa